TTAGCATATATGGGCTGCTCTAAGAagccataatttttttttttctcaatcaTTATTCATAGAAAATGGAGATGATCTTGGAGACCTGTCTTCAAATTTACGTGCCTTCTCTACATCAGCAAATTACTAATTTCAAAGCCAGATTCCTATTAAATGCCAGCTGAGAACACTGCCTTTCTCTTGTTTTCGGTCCCGGAGCTCATTTCCAGGATTTGTCCGAGTGTGTGACGGCTGTTAGTTTGAATTGCCTGCTCTTCCTTGATGCCTCCTGCTCAGGCAGCCATGCTGCTCTGTCTCATGCCCCAGCTTTCCTGGCCTCCCCTGCTCAGGTGTGTCCAGACACCCCCTTCCTCACTGCACTTGCTTCACCCCTGCCACAGCCCTCCTGCGTCCCAGGGCTGGATGCAGGTTTTGCTCAGAACTTTGTACTATCCCCACTGCATGTCCACACCACACTGCTTCCCTAAACCTTCCTCTCTTGCGTATGTTGGACCATTGGCTGCAAAGGACCCTACGGTTAACTTTCAACAGGAGCAGCTGTATTCAAATGCCTGAGCTGTTATGACCTTTGACTGCTAATTTTTTCATGATGATTTTGCCACAGCCTGAGGGGCAGTTTGTGCAGCAGCGTGCAGCCAATGCTGGCTTTGCCAGAGTCCCTCAGAGGAGGATTGCCTGTGGAAAAACCAAATGAAGCCAAGCACTTGCAGGGGCAGAAGCAGAGCTCCAGACCACTCATGGCCTGGAATTTCCACTGTGTCTCTGGACAaaattgtgtttgtttattgAAGACACTCATGGGATTGTGCCTTGTTAAAGTGAGACATGAAAATGAGAATGATATCTCCCAGTAGCTCATGCAGCAGAAGGGAACAAGTCATATTGGAGAGATTGGAAAAGGTTGGCATAGAAAAGCCTGGGAGAAATTTCTTCTGTCAACTTGAAAATTGTGACTTTGGcatgggaagaaacaaaaaacccctcattCAGAGAATGGCTGTGCTGCCAACAGGGCTTTTTAGGCTAGCATCTGGAGCTCTTGCTCCCAGCTTTCCTTAACCCCCAGATAAACCCATACAGCCTTGGTCCAGGGGAGCaagaagacacacacacacatcctccGTCTTGCAGGACCAAACTCCTCCGTGTGCTTCTAGCTTCTGGGCATCTCCCTTGCAGTCAGCCCCCAGGCCTGGCtcctgggaaggagctggggcagcaagTGACAACGCTGCTGGGCACAGAAAGGCTGGAAACTCTTCAGCCATTATTTGGGTCGCAGTCTTCATTACCTATTCACTATCCCCATCCCCAAGACATTTTTTATGTAGGGATAGGCAGCTCCAGCACGGCTCAGAGCAGGGGGACAGGGTCTTGCTGCCCATGTGGTGGTCCCCAGCCTGACCCTGCGACCCCTCAGCTTCTGAGACCCCAGCCTGGAGAgtggaggggtggtggtggaggtcCTGGCCTCCGCCAGAGTGCATTGTTCTATTGTTAAACTGGAGAGATGGGACTGCGTGAGCCACAGTGTGGTTTCTTCTCCATTGTATGAGCTCTGGTTTGGTGACCAGTCTGCAAACAGCTCCACAGGGAAAGGAAGTCCCTCTTCCCTTTCAGCAGCCCCGTAGGTAGGCGAGCCCCGTCcctttgcagggctgggagggggaaaggagcCATGAGGGGAAATGGGCCGTGAGGGGAGAGGGGCTCTGAGGGGAGAGGAGCAGTGAAGAGAGGGGGCTAGGAGGGGAGAGGGACCATGAGGGGAGAGGGATTTGGGGGGAGAGGAGCCGtgaggggaaaggaggggagaggggccCTGTGGGAAAGGAGCAGTGAGAgagagggctgggaggggagaggggccaTGAGAGGAGAAGGTCTCTGAGAGGAGAGGGACGGTAAAGAgagagggctgggagggaagaggggctgTGAGGGGAGAGGGGCCATGAGGGAAAGGGGGCCATGAGGGGAGAGGAGTGGTGAGaagagaggctgggaggggagaggggctcTGAGGGGAGAGGAGCGGTGAAGAGAGAGGGCTaggaggggagaggagccaTGAGGGGAACAGAATTTGAGGGGAGAGGGGCCCTGTCGGGAGAGGGGGTGTGGGGACCCGCCTCCGACTCTGTGATGGGGATGATGGCTCTGTGGGGTGAGggggtccccatccccatcccagctgtAATGGCCGGCGTCTCCCGGCCACGCTGTTGGGCTGTGAGGACGCCGGTTCCCCGcccccgggcggcggggagAGCCGGAGCGGCCCGGGCCGTTTCTCCGGGCAACGGCTGCCGGGCGACGTCAGCGGctggcggggcggcccggcgcgggCGGGGAacgcggcgggcgggcgggcagcgcctcTGCAGCCGCGGCGCTGGTCGGGGCATGAGGCTGCGCATGGAGTCGGCGGCGGTCGGGCCGGGCAACCTctcccgcggcggcggcggcggcaacgagagcggcggggcggcggcgggagcggcggcggggtgGTCTGCGGCGGCGCTGGCCTCCCAGGCGTTGGCGCTGCTGCTCATCTTCGCCTTCTCGGCGCTGGGCAACGGGGCGGTTGTGCTGGTGATCGCCCGGCACCGGCAGCTCCGCACGGTCACCAACGCCTTCGTGCTGTCGCTGTCGCTGTCGGAGCTGTTGGGcgccctgctctgcctgcccctggccttcctcagcctgctcagccgcccgcccggcgcctGGCTCTTCGGGCAGCGCCTCTGCCTGGCCAGCGCTGCGCTCCACGCTGGGCTGGGCATCGCCGCCACCCTCACCATGGCCCTCCTTTCCTTCGACCGCTACTGTGCCATCGTCCGCCAGCCCCGACACAAGAtgggccgccgccgcgccgcccaGCTCCTGGCCGCCGTCTGGCTGGCCGCCCTGGGCCTGGCCGGACCCTGGTACGGGCTGGCGGGTGAGGGGCGGCGGGAGGCCCGGCCCGGGTCCTACCGCTGCGTCTACGTCCTGCCCTGGGGCTCGTCCCGGCTGGGGCCGCCCTATGGTGCGGCCCTCATCGTGCTCTGCTACCTCCTGCCCTTCGCCCTCATGTGCTTCTGCCACTACAACATCTGCCGGGCGGTGCGGCTGGCCGAGAGCCGTGTGCGGCCCCTCACCACCTACGGACACCTGCTGCGGGCCTACGGGGAGATGCGCACAGCCACCACTGTCCTCATCATGATCGTCTCCATCATCTGCTGCTGGGGGCCCTACTGCatcctggggctggctgctgctgctggccgcctgcCTTTCTCGCCCACCATGGATGCTGTAGCCAGCGGGATGGCCTGGGCCAATGGTGCCATCAACCCCCTCATCTACGCTGCCCGCAACCCCAACATTTCCGTGCTGCTGCGGCGCAGCCGTGAGGGTGGCTACAGGACTAGGAACAACGTGGCTGCCTACCTCTCGGTCCCAGGCCGCCAGCCGGAGCCCTGGAGCCAGGCTGATCGTGTCCGGGAGCGCTATGTCAATCGGCAGAGCGGCCCTCCAGGCAGTGCCCcatcctcctccagcccagcgAGCGGGGGAGAGGTGGCCATGTGGGCCTGCAAGAACCCTGCTGTACTCTTCTGTCGGGATGGGCAACCGGACACTATCTCTGAGGCTGCCTTGCAGGCCAAGGCAGACACCGTTGACACCAGCCTCTGAAGGGATAGGGGTCCAGGATGGAGGCATTGGGCCCTGGGGCCATCTCCCTGAGAAAATGTTGGGAGCCCTGGCAGCTGGAGCCCTTTGCAGCCAGACTACCAGGAAACTGGAGAGATGGGACTGCGTGAGCCACAGTGTGGTTTCTTCTCCATTGTATGAGCTCTGGTTTGGTGACCAGTCTGCAAACAGCTCCACAGGGAAAGGAAGTCCCTCTTCCCTTTCAGCAGGCCGGACACACTGGTGATAGCCAGTGAGTCCAGCCAGCACAAGAGCTTGACTGCAAGAATGAAACAGTGTTTGCTCCAGGCCTGCAGAAATTGCTACAGTGAAGCGAAGAGACAGACACACAAATACAGCCCAAACTTTCTGACTGTGTGAGCTGTTTGTTAAGTGccaaaaaagcaactgaaagcTGAGCACTGGCAGCTGGAAGACACTCTGAAAACACCACACTGTGAACACATCATGGCAGGAAAATGTTGCTTTAACCCATTATGTGTGGAAGTGCTGATAGCTAGAAAATCATAAACTGTAGGACAGGCTAAACAAGCAATCTATTaagatgcattttaattttttttcatactccCGAATATAACAGAACAGTAATTGTTGTGAAAGGGGAGGTGTATCATACCAGGaggcaaggaaaggaagacGAAACCTCAGCTGTAAGAATTTcagcagccttttcttttttttttttttttggcaggtaCAGTTATCTTAAAAGACTATGAATGTGAGAAATGGGAGTTCTTCAGACAGACTGAGGAAAAGGGTGTGAGTGTAGACTATTGT
This genomic stretch from Falco naumanni isolate bFalNau1 chromosome 7, bFalNau1.pat, whole genome shotgun sequence harbors:
- the GPR135 gene encoding G-protein coupled receptor 135; its protein translation is MESAAVGPGNLSRGGGGGNESGGAAAGAAAGWSAAALASQALALLLIFAFSALGNGAVVLVIARHRQLRTVTNAFVLSLSLSELLGALLCLPLAFLSLLSRPPGAWLFGQRLCLASAALHAGLGIAATLTMALLSFDRYCAIVRQPRHKMGRRRAAQLLAAVWLAALGLAGPWYGLAGEGRREARPGSYRCVYVLPWGSSRLGPPYGAALIVLCYLLPFALMCFCHYNICRAVRLAESRVRPLTTYGHLLRAYGEMRTATTVLIMIVSIICCWGPYCILGLAAAAGRLPFSPTMDAVASGMAWANGAINPLIYAARNPNISVLLRRSREGGYRTRNNVAAYLSVPGRQPEPWSQADRVRERYVNRQSGPPGSAPSSSSPASGGEVAMWACKNPAVLFCRDGQPDTISEAALQAKADTVDTSL